One segment of Desulfosudis oleivorans Hxd3 DNA contains the following:
- a CDS encoding NAD(P)H-binding protein, giving the protein MAHQKVLLTGPTGFIGKRLLYQLDERGYQVRCLVRAGETLDLNLPLRQEPEIVYADLLDPDSLPTALDGMDTAYYLVHSMGGRSIRQTRAFVEKDRTVARNFREAADRAGLSRIIYLGGLGDAGDRLSHHLASRHEVARILQAGKVKTTVLRAAVIIGAGGASFEIIRYLVERLPVLLGPRWVYTKSQPIAVENVLAYLCGCLETPETAGRTFDIGGPQILSYADLMGMYARVRGLSRTIIGVPLVPIRLSAYWVHFITPVPVGVVLPLAEGLRNRAICRENSIRDLIPIHLTPMETAICNALAEETEGPGKLLSQQACFLPGDLA; this is encoded by the coding sequence ATGGCCCATCAAAAAGTTCTTCTCACCGGCCCCACCGGGTTTATCGGCAAGCGGCTGCTCTATCAGCTGGATGAGAGGGGGTATCAGGTCCGGTGCCTGGTAAGGGCCGGCGAAACCCTGGACCTGAATCTTCCGCTGCGGCAGGAACCGGAAATCGTTTACGCGGACCTTCTTGATCCGGATTCCCTGCCAACGGCGCTTGACGGTATGGACACCGCCTACTATCTGGTGCACTCCATGGGGGGGAGAAGCATCCGCCAGACCCGGGCCTTTGTGGAAAAAGACCGCACCGTCGCACGCAACTTCAGGGAAGCCGCCGACCGGGCCGGCCTTTCCCGCATTATTTATCTCGGGGGCCTGGGGGATGCCGGAGACCGGCTGTCCCATCACCTGGCCAGCCGCCATGAGGTGGCCCGGATTCTTCAGGCCGGAAAGGTGAAAACCACCGTGCTGCGGGCCGCGGTCATCATCGGGGCCGGCGGGGCCTCTTTTGAAATTATTCGGTACCTGGTGGAGCGGCTGCCGGTGCTCCTCGGTCCCCGGTGGGTGTACACCAAATCCCAGCCCATTGCCGTGGAAAATGTCCTGGCGTATCTTTGCGGATGCCTGGAGACCCCGGAAACCGCCGGTCGGACCTTTGACATCGGCGGCCCCCAGATTTTGAGTTATGCCGATCTCATGGGAATGTACGCCCGGGTCCGGGGGCTGTCCCGCACCATTATCGGGGTGCCCCTGGTGCCCATCCGGCTTTCCGCCTACTGGGTCCACTTTATCACCCCCGTGCCCGTCGGTGTCGTCCTGCCCCTGGCCGAAGGGCTCAGAAACAGGGCCATCTGCCGGGAAAACAGCATTCGGGATCTGATCCCCATTCACCTGACCCCCATGGAAACCGCCATCTGCAATGCCCTTGCCGAAGAAACAGAAGGCCCGGGAAAATTATTGTCTCAGCAGGCCTGCTTTCTGCCGGGAGACCTGGCATGA
- a CDS encoding SRPBCC family protein, translated as MIIKAVVQINAPRQRVWDVFADIQNWKAWNPVCRECRFEAGNALVKGACISFELNPLILPLRIAPKVTHCKPGEKVVWEGFRLGIHAVHEFYFAEKNGGVELTSIENFSGPLLIVARMIGVPSRLHALTTQLLEAIRQAAESSGAEAHPS; from the coding sequence ATGATCATCAAAGCTGTTGTTCAGATCAACGCCCCCCGGCAAAGGGTTTGGGACGTGTTTGCGGATATTCAAAACTGGAAAGCGTGGAACCCGGTATGCCGGGAATGCCGATTTGAAGCGGGAAACGCCCTTGTCAAAGGGGCCTGCATCTCTTTTGAACTCAACCCCCTGATTCTTCCTTTGCGCATCGCACCGAAAGTGACCCACTGCAAGCCCGGGGAAAAAGTGGTCTGGGAGGGTTTTCGGCTGGGTATTCACGCGGTTCATGAATTTTATTTTGCGGAAAAAAATGGCGGCGTGGAATTGACCAGCATCGAGAACTTCAGCGGCCCCTTGCTGATTGTCGCCAGGATGATCGGGGTTCCTTCCAGGCTCCACGCGCTCACGACTCAGCTTCTGGAAGCCATCAGGCAAGCCGCCGAGTCTTCCGGTGCTGAAGCACACCCATCTTAA
- a CDS encoding universal stress protein, whose product MAKKILIAMDESENSKRAVEFVGGNFDTRSSVTLFSVLQNTETMCAMQAPELTPYFVAQQTSFCTLEDKKKELVAEAMEKAKKVLVKKGFAANRVDVKLVKRKKGVARVIISEARTGKYDLVVMGKKGLSGVREFLFGSITQKVLHGVKNASVLLVD is encoded by the coding sequence ATGGCCAAAAAAATTTTAATCGCAATGGATGAATCGGAAAACTCAAAAAGAGCGGTCGAGTTTGTCGGCGGCAACTTTGACACCAGATCCTCGGTGACACTGTTCAGTGTGTTGCAGAATACGGAAACCATGTGTGCCATGCAGGCACCGGAGCTGACGCCCTATTTTGTTGCTCAGCAGACCAGTTTCTGTACTCTGGAAGACAAGAAAAAGGAGCTGGTTGCCGAGGCCATGGAAAAAGCAAAAAAAGTGCTGGTAAAAAAAGGCTTTGCCGCAAACAGGGTAGACGTCAAGCTGGTAAAACGTAAAAAAGGCGTGGCCCGGGTTATTATCAGCGAGGCCAGGACCGGCAAGTATGACCTGGTGGTCATGGGCAAAAAGGGGCTGTCAGGAGTCCGGGAGTTTCTGTTTGGCAGCATCACCCAGAAAGTCCTGCATGGCGTCAAAAACGCGTCGGTTCTGCTGGTCGACTAG
- a CDS encoding universal stress protein — protein MKIMVCYDGGDGSQWALTLAIQHAKVFDAELYLVASLEKGTDAEQPLIDHLESELAKAKEKLEEQGFACTTHLLVRGLTPGEDMVAYARENNIDEIVIGIRRKSKVGKLIFGSTAQYLILKAPCPVLTINHRPS, from the coding sequence ATGAAAATCATGGTCTGTTACGACGGAGGCGACGGCTCGCAGTGGGCATTGACGTTGGCGATTCAGCACGCCAAAGTCTTTGATGCCGAACTTTACCTTGTGGCCTCCCTGGAAAAGGGAACCGACGCCGAGCAGCCGCTTATCGATCACCTGGAAAGCGAACTGGCCAAAGCCAAAGAGAAACTGGAGGAACAAGGGTTTGCCTGTACAACCCACCTGCTGGTGCGCGGGCTTACCCCGGGTGAAGACATGGTGGCCTACGCCAGGGAGAACAACATCGACGAAATCGTCATTGGTATTCGCAGAAAATCCAAGGTGGGCAAACTCATCTTCGGCTCAACCGCTCAGTACCTGATTCTAAAGGCCCCCTGCCCCGTGCTTACAATAAATCACCGGCCCTCCTGA
- a CDS encoding potassium channel family protein has translation MKTMATQLSLLLQADRRRGNIRLLVKFCLMLACFFVLYSVLFHVLMVYEGRSYSWITGFYWTLTTMSTLGFGDITFTSDIGKVFSVVVLLSGIIFLLVMLPFTFIQFFYAPWLEEQNKARTPRAVAEALSGHVIFTHYDDITIHLIRKLEQHHIRYVLLVADLQAALNLHDQGYHVVVGDLDDPDTYPRLNVDRAALVVVLNDDVVSTNIIYTIREISPDVITVTNADREESLDILKLAGSTHVLQMTRMLGQALARRVYGVSMTANVIGRFDELLIAEASAMRTWLQGKTLAESRLRQVAGVTVVGIWEQGRFIMPGPHSRIGESTVLVLAGTEEQLNLFDRSIAGKMADSHQKGPVLVIGGGRVGTAVADTLKGREVEFRVVEKRSDIASRHAHYIEGSAAEREVLDRAGLQETPAVIITTHDDNLNIYLTIYIRRLRPDVQIISRSSLDRNITTLHRAGANLVLSYSSLLNSTILNLLQPQKMLMLSEGLNMFRAALNEKMVSQALADLSIREQTGCSVMAVKRAGELIVNPDPAIVLEAGDELLLIGLTEAEKTFMERYPPDKK, from the coding sequence ATGAAAACCATGGCCACGCAACTCTCGCTGCTGCTTCAGGCCGACCGGCGCAGAGGGAATATCCGGCTGCTGGTAAAATTCTGCCTGATGCTGGCCTGTTTTTTTGTTTTATACAGTGTTCTGTTCCATGTGCTCATGGTTTACGAAGGCCGCTCCTATTCCTGGATAACCGGCTTTTACTGGACCCTGACCACCATGTCCACCCTGGGGTTCGGAGACATCACCTTCACCAGCGATATCGGAAAGGTTTTTTCCGTGGTGGTGCTGCTCAGCGGCATTATCTTTCTACTGGTAATGCTGCCCTTTACTTTTATTCAATTTTTTTACGCGCCCTGGCTGGAAGAGCAGAACAAGGCCCGCACCCCGAGGGCCGTGGCTGAAGCGCTGTCCGGTCACGTGATTTTTACCCATTACGATGACATTACCATCCACCTGATCCGAAAGCTGGAGCAGCACCATATCCGCTATGTTCTTCTGGTGGCCGACCTGCAGGCGGCCCTGAACCTGCACGACCAGGGCTACCATGTCGTGGTGGGCGACCTGGACGACCCGGATACCTATCCGCGCTTAAATGTCGACCGGGCCGCCCTGGTAGTGGTTCTCAATGACGACGTGGTCAGCACCAACATCATTTACACCATTCGTGAAATAAGCCCTGACGTGATAACCGTAACCAACGCCGACCGGGAGGAGTCGCTGGATATTCTCAAGCTGGCGGGCAGCACCCATGTGCTGCAGATGACCCGAATGCTGGGCCAGGCACTGGCCCGACGCGTGTACGGGGTCAGCATGACGGCCAATGTCATCGGCCGGTTTGACGAGCTGCTGATCGCCGAGGCGTCGGCCATGCGGACCTGGCTTCAGGGAAAAACCCTGGCGGAAAGCCGCCTTCGCCAGGTCGCCGGCGTAACGGTGGTCGGCATCTGGGAGCAGGGGCGCTTCATCATGCCCGGCCCCCACTCCCGCATCGGAGAATCCACCGTACTGGTGCTGGCCGGAACCGAAGAACAATTGAACCTGTTTGACCGTTCCATCGCCGGCAAAATGGCCGACAGCCATCAAAAGGGGCCGGTGCTGGTAATCGGCGGGGGGCGGGTGGGCACGGCAGTGGCCGATACGCTGAAAGGCCGGGAAGTTGAATTCCGGGTGGTGGAAAAACGGTCGGACATCGCTTCCCGTCATGCCCATTACATCGAGGGCAGCGCCGCGGAACGGGAGGTGCTGGACCGGGCCGGCCTTCAGGAAACACCCGCGGTGATCATCACCACCCATGACGACAACCTGAACATTTACCTGACCATCTATATTCGCCGTCTTCGCCCGGATGTTCAAATTATCAGCCGTTCCAGCCTGGACCGCAATATCACCACCCTGCACCGGGCCGGTGCCAACCTGGTCCTGTCCTACAGCTCCCTCTTGAACAGCACCATTCTCAACCTGCTGCAGCCCCAGAAAATGCTGATGCTTTCCGAAGGGCTCAACATGTTTCGCGCCGCCCTGAACGAAAAAATGGTAAGTCAGGCACTGGCTGATCTCTCCATCCGCGAGCAGACCGGGTGCAGCGTCATGGCTGTAAAACGGGCCGGAGAGCTGATCGTCAACCCGGATCCCGCCATTGTTCTGGAAGCGGGGGATGAACTCCTGCTGATAGGGCTGACCGAAGCGGAAAAGACCTTCATGGAACGGTATCCGCCGGACAAAAAATGA
- a CDS encoding acetate--CoA ligase family protein has translation MNERVEKMEKIFSPRSVALIGASNNVAKWGGIVAINLILGGFKGKLYPVNPKEASVHGVPAFASVKDIQDEIDLAVIIVPAAGVPDIISDCVDKGIGAAVVITSGFGELGEEGKGLQNEMLRRARAGGMVLVGPNGQGIAAPESKFYPWFPTFRPDPGVIGIASQSGGISTELSEQLAEFGFGCSKVISTGNCADLSWPDYLAYFRQDPSTKVVLLYMEGAQDGRAFFREAKKTALEKPVILIKSGRTQEGGRAASSHTGSMAGSDAVFDGVCKQAGLIRAKTLEEAVVLAAAFVTTPLPRGRRVCVLTGGGGQGVLTADALAARGLTLPPLSEATVKKLREQLPAWWHPNNPVDMVAGLGYGGPTEIIPILMESDDFDGIIFNGIGWIYSMVDPVNNPQETNMVRKGAQRVIDKEVELSHVLAEYSGKWGLPLLICSKVARLAIRREYEAILNLLQKDIMLYPTAHDVVNVFSALADRYEFLKREGALRANGEHSRPLVETAE, from the coding sequence ATGAACGAACGCGTTGAAAAAATGGAAAAGATATTTTCCCCCCGGTCCGTGGCCCTGATCGGGGCCTCAAACAATGTGGCCAAATGGGGCGGGATTGTGGCAATTAATCTGATTTTGGGCGGTTTCAAGGGAAAGCTCTATCCCGTCAACCCCAAAGAAGCGTCGGTCCACGGCGTTCCGGCATTTGCTTCGGTAAAAGACATACAGGACGAAATCGACCTGGCCGTGATTATTGTTCCGGCCGCCGGTGTACCGGATATCATATCCGACTGCGTGGACAAAGGCATTGGCGCGGCTGTTGTAATCACCTCCGGATTCGGGGAACTGGGCGAAGAGGGAAAAGGCCTTCAGAATGAGATGCTCAGGCGGGCCAGGGCCGGGGGCATGGTGCTGGTGGGCCCCAACGGCCAGGGTATTGCCGCGCCGGAATCAAAGTTTTATCCCTGGTTTCCAACGTTCCGGCCCGATCCCGGCGTCATCGGTATTGCCAGCCAGAGCGGCGGCATTTCAACCGAACTGTCCGAGCAGTTGGCGGAATTCGGTTTCGGCTGTTCCAAGGTCATTTCAACCGGCAACTGCGCCGATCTCTCCTGGCCCGACTATCTGGCCTATTTTCGGCAGGACCCGTCCACCAAAGTGGTGCTGCTGTACATGGAAGGGGCGCAAGACGGCCGGGCGTTTTTTCGCGAGGCGAAAAAAACCGCCCTGGAAAAGCCGGTCATTCTCATTAAAAGCGGCCGAACACAGGAGGGGGGCCGGGCTGCCTCCTCCCACACCGGGTCCATGGCCGGATCGGACGCGGTGTTTGACGGTGTCTGCAAACAGGCCGGCCTGATTCGGGCAAAAACCCTGGAGGAGGCCGTTGTTCTTGCCGCCGCCTTTGTCACCACGCCGCTGCCCAGGGGCCGGCGGGTCTGTGTGCTGACCGGCGGTGGGGGCCAGGGCGTGTTGACCGCCGATGCTCTTGCCGCGCGGGGCCTTACCCTGCCACCCCTTTCCGAAGCCACCGTTAAAAAGCTCCGGGAGCAGCTTCCCGCCTGGTGGCACCCGAACAATCCGGTGGACATGGTGGCTGGTCTGGGTTACGGCGGCCCCACCGAAATCATTCCCATTTTGATGGAAAGCGATGATTTTGACGGCATCATATTCAACGGGATCGGATGGATTTACTCCATGGTGGATCCGGTGAACAACCCCCAGGAAACAAACATGGTCCGCAAAGGGGCCCAGCGCGTGATTGATAAAGAGGTCGAACTGAGCCATGTTCTGGCAGAGTATTCCGGCAAATGGGGCCTGCCCCTGCTGATCTGTTCCAAGGTCGCGCGCCTGGCCATTCGGCGGGAGTATGAGGCCATCTTAAACCTGCTGCAAAAAGACATCATGCTGTACCCAACCGCCCATGACGTGGTCAACGTGTTTTCCGCGCTGGCCGACCGGTATGAATTTTTAAAACGAGAAGGGGCGCTTCGGGCCAATGGAGAACATAGCAGACCTCTCGTGGAGACGGCTGAATGA
- a CDS encoding Tex family protein has translation MIPATATALGISEKQVQAVAALLEDGATIPFIARYRKEATGSLDEVAVARIRDTLHQLKELDDRRQAVLASLEKNGHLTDELKQRVLAADTLTVLEDIYLPFRPKRRTRAVMAREKGLEPLALVLLEQKGTDPQAEALPFVDPEKGVASVDEALAGARDIIAEMTSEDEAARSALRDLFFTKGMVSCRVVMGMEEAGAKFRDYFDWKEPVATVPSHRMLAMRRGEKEGFLVLAIAPEEPDAIAILERLFVKGDTEDAVQVALAVKDSYKRLLSLSMETETRLAAKKKADAEAIRIFAENLRQLLLAPPLGAKRVMGIDPGFRTGCKVVCLDRQGKLLCWDTVYPHFSEGREQAAADRIKSLCDQFEVEAIAVGNGTAGRETEAFVKAVAFSRPVQVVMVNESGASIYSASEVAREEFPDHDLTVRGSVSIARRLMDPLAELVKSDPKSIGVGQYQHDVSPAELKQSLDDVVVSCVNRVGVDLNRASAQLLTYVSGLNAGIAKNILVYREANGPFASREALKAVPRFGPKTFEQSAGFLRIPDAANPLDASAVHPESYAIVEAMAKDLGKQVADIMHQTDLRKQVDLSAYVTGTVGLPTLTDILDELAKPGRDPRQAFESVSFIEGINTIDDVQPGMKLPGIVTNITAFGAFVDIGVHQDGLVHISQMADRFVKSPADIVKVQQRVMVTVLEVDKERKRISLSMKAERPAPTAAREETAGPSPRPDTPGKAKGKKPEKKEKRNIPANSALAEALRKSGLT, from the coding sequence ATGATCCCTGCAACCGCTACGGCGCTGGGCATTAGCGAAAAACAGGTTCAGGCCGTGGCCGCCCTGCTGGAAGACGGTGCCACCATCCCCTTTATCGCCCGTTACCGCAAAGAGGCCACCGGCAGCCTGGATGAAGTGGCGGTTGCCCGGATTCGCGACACCCTGCACCAGCTCAAGGAATTAGACGACCGGCGCCAGGCGGTTCTGGCGTCGCTTGAAAAAAACGGCCACCTGACCGATGAATTAAAACAGCGGGTCCTGGCGGCAGACACCCTGACCGTGCTGGAAGACATCTATCTTCCCTTTCGGCCCAAGCGCCGGACCCGGGCCGTGATGGCCAGGGAAAAGGGCCTGGAGCCCCTGGCCCTGGTTCTTCTGGAACAAAAAGGGACAGACCCTCAGGCCGAAGCGTTGCCCTTTGTTGACCCGGAAAAGGGCGTGGCCTCGGTTGACGAGGCCCTGGCCGGGGCCCGGGACATTATCGCGGAGATGACCAGTGAAGACGAGGCCGCCCGGTCGGCCCTGCGGGATCTGTTTTTCACCAAAGGCATGGTCTCGTGCCGGGTCGTGATGGGAATGGAGGAGGCCGGGGCCAAGTTTAGGGATTATTTTGACTGGAAAGAGCCGGTGGCCACGGTGCCGTCCCACCGCATGCTGGCCATGCGGCGCGGGGAAAAGGAAGGTTTTCTTGTTCTTGCCATCGCCCCGGAAGAGCCGGACGCCATTGCCATTTTAGAGCGACTGTTTGTCAAAGGAGATACCGAAGACGCGGTCCAGGTGGCCCTGGCGGTAAAAGACAGCTACAAGCGGCTGCTCTCCCTTTCCATGGAAACCGAAACCCGCCTTGCTGCCAAAAAGAAAGCGGATGCCGAAGCCATCCGGATCTTTGCCGAAAACCTTCGCCAGCTCCTGCTGGCCCCGCCCCTGGGCGCGAAACGGGTGATGGGCATTGACCCGGGATTCCGGACCGGCTGCAAGGTGGTCTGCCTGGACCGGCAGGGAAAGCTGCTCTGCTGGGACACGGTGTATCCCCATTTTTCCGAAGGCAGGGAGCAGGCGGCGGCGGACCGGATAAAGTCGCTGTGCGACCAGTTCGAGGTGGAGGCCATTGCCGTGGGCAACGGCACCGCCGGCAGAGAGACCGAGGCGTTTGTAAAAGCCGTCGCTTTTTCCCGGCCGGTGCAGGTGGTCATGGTCAATGAAAGCGGGGCCTCCATCTATTCGGCCTCCGAAGTGGCCAGAGAAGAGTTTCCGGACCATGACCTGACCGTGCGGGGAAGCGTTTCCATTGCCCGGCGCCTCATGGACCCTTTGGCCGAGCTGGTCAAGAGCGACCCTAAATCCATCGGCGTGGGCCAGTATCAGCACGACGTAAGCCCCGCCGAATTAAAACAGTCCTTAGATGACGTGGTGGTCAGCTGCGTTAACCGCGTGGGCGTCGACCTGAACCGGGCCAGCGCCCAGCTGCTGACCTATGTATCGGGCCTGAATGCCGGCATCGCTAAAAACATCTTGGTCTATCGGGAAGCAAACGGCCCGTTTGCCTCCCGGGAGGCATTAAAAGCCGTGCCGCGTTTCGGGCCCAAGACCTTTGAACAGAGCGCCGGTTTTCTGCGCATACCGGATGCGGCCAATCCCCTGGACGCCAGCGCGGTTCACCCGGAAAGCTATGCCATTGTCGAGGCCATGGCCAAAGACCTTGGCAAACAGGTGGCCGACATCATGCACCAGACGGACCTGCGTAAACAGGTCGACCTTTCCGCCTATGTCACCGGCACCGTGGGCCTGCCCACCCTGACCGACATTCTGGACGAACTGGCCAAGCCGGGCCGTGATCCCCGGCAGGCCTTTGAGTCGGTCTCTTTTATCGAAGGAATCAACACCATTGATGACGTGCAGCCGGGCATGAAACTGCCGGGCATTGTCACCAACATCACGGCTTTCGGTGCCTTTGTGGACATCGGCGTGCACCAGGACGGGCTGGTCCATATCAGCCAGATGGCGGACCGGTTTGTCAAATCTCCGGCAGACATCGTCAAGGTCCAGCAGCGGGTTATGGTCACGGTGCTGGAAGTGGACAAGGAGAGAAAGCGGATCAGCCTCTCCATGAAAGCCGAACGCCCGGCGCCCACGGCGGCCCGGGAGGAGACCGCGGGACCCTCTCCCAGGCCCGACACCCCGGGCAAGGCAAAAGGGAAAAAGCCGGAGAAAAAAGAGAAGAGAAATATCCCCGCCAATTCGGCCCTGGCCGAAGCCTTGCGAAAAAGCGGCCTGACCTGA
- a CDS encoding AMP-dependent synthetase/ligase, which translates to MTNIDYFNLPWKDQWEWERVNLPTLTRKFLENAKKHANKDFQRFNAALYNGDSNGKMTWAETAARVENYACGLMSLGLGKQEMVGLMSASGPYWTHADLALACANGVSVAIYPTLSFKEASYVVNDSGSKFLFLRGDTILEMMLNGFDHMPGLEKIIVMDREYKSSDARVISMGDLEKAGIEWKKDSNHFDAYVARRDGVSLDDIYTILYTSGTTGRGKGVVLTHHNCSARMNGVNEFFDYCGMGFKTEYTTLCFLPLAHIFDRGSCQGVAIFNGCTIAYADAPGTLLEDLQKYNPHWINCVPRLYEKIYIQLQEKMGQSGPKRKLFNWALKVGEAVFMQRYDAETGTYNMGHDFDITGNLSFGMRIKYKIADKLFSKVRALFGKNFKHSFSASASISPELLKFFYIIGIRVSEGYGSTESFNACSNMPLVACKPGSIGLESNGSRLRVSGIGELEISGAGIFKRYWNKPQETAESFTADGWFKTGDKVEVDRFGYYKIVDRIKNIICLSNGKNIAPAKIEALFTTSPYIEQLFVVGDERAVISTLLVPSLTYFKDRFDKEGVEYDNSQVVIDTSAGTPIVVKVGPDFIEKGNIKGLIAEEVARANKELEGFEKIKQYTILRERFTEQNGMLTPTQKTKKRVILDTYAAEIEKMYARK; encoded by the coding sequence ATGACAAATATCGATTATTTTAATCTGCCTTGGAAAGACCAGTGGGAGTGGGAAAGGGTTAATTTGCCGACATTAACCCGGAAATTTCTTGAAAACGCCAAAAAGCACGCCAATAAGGATTTTCAGCGGTTTAATGCCGCACTCTATAATGGTGACAGCAACGGTAAAATGACATGGGCAGAGACTGCCGCCAGAGTGGAAAACTATGCCTGCGGGTTAATGAGCCTGGGGCTCGGGAAGCAGGAAATGGTGGGACTGATGTCCGCAAGCGGCCCCTACTGGACCCATGCCGACCTTGCGCTTGCCTGCGCAAATGGTGTCAGTGTCGCCATATACCCGACCCTGTCATTTAAGGAAGCATCGTATGTCGTCAACGATTCAGGGAGCAAATTCCTTTTTCTAAGGGGCGACACCATTCTTGAAATGATGCTCAACGGCTTTGACCATATGCCCGGGCTCGAAAAGATAATCGTTATGGACAGGGAATACAAGAGCAGCGATGCGAGAGTTATCAGCATGGGCGATCTTGAAAAAGCCGGCATCGAGTGGAAAAAAGACAGCAATCATTTTGACGCTTATGTGGCAAGAAGAGATGGGGTTTCTCTTGATGACATCTACACGATTCTCTACACTTCAGGCACAACCGGCCGGGGTAAAGGTGTTGTTCTTACGCACCACAACTGCTCAGCCAGAATGAACGGTGTAAATGAATTCTTTGATTACTGCGGCATGGGGTTCAAGACGGAATATACAACCCTCTGCTTTCTTCCCCTCGCGCATATTTTCGACAGGGGATCATGCCAGGGCGTTGCCATTTTCAACGGCTGCACAATTGCCTACGCGGACGCTCCGGGAACGCTTTTAGAAGACCTTCAGAAATACAACCCCCACTGGATCAACTGTGTGCCACGGCTTTATGAAAAAATATATATTCAGCTGCAGGAGAAAATGGGGCAAAGCGGCCCGAAACGAAAACTTTTTAACTGGGCGCTTAAGGTCGGCGAAGCGGTTTTCATGCAGCGGTATGATGCTGAAACAGGCACTTATAATATGGGGCATGATTTTGATATTACCGGCAATCTTTCGTTTGGAATGAGAATAAAGTATAAAATTGCCGACAAGCTGTTCTCAAAGGTCAGGGCACTGTTTGGTAAAAACTTTAAGCATTCTTTTTCAGCCAGTGCATCAATTTCCCCCGAGCTGCTAAAATTTTTCTATATCATTGGAATCAGAGTAAGCGAAGGTTACGGATCAACCGAAAGTTTTAACGCCTGTTCAAACATGCCCCTTGTGGCCTGCAAACCCGGATCTATCGGTCTTGAGTCAAATGGAAGCAGGCTCAGGGTGTCAGGCATAGGTGAGCTTGAGATCTCCGGCGCCGGTATTTTTAAAAGATACTGGAATAAGCCCCAGGAGACGGCCGAATCCTTCACTGCTGACGGATGGTTTAAAACAGGGGACAAGGTTGAGGTTGACAGGTTCGGTTATTATAAAATTGTTGACCGCATTAAAAATATTATCTGTCTTTCCAACGGAAAGAATATCGCCCCGGCAAAAATTGAAGCGCTTTTTACCACAAGCCCATATATTGAGCAGCTTTTTGTTGTTGGTGATGAACGGGCCGTAATAAGCACACTGTTGGTCCCAAGCCTTACATACTTTAAAGACAGGTTTGACAAAGAAGGTGTTGAATACGATAACAGTCAGGTTGTTATAGATACGTCAGCGGGGACCCCGATTGTAGTGAAGGTCGGTCCGGATTTTATCGAAAAAGGAAACATCAAAGGCCTTATTGCTGAAGAGGTTGCAAGAGCAAACAAGGAACTGGAAGGGTTTGAGAAGATAAAACAGTACACCATTCTCCGTGAAAGATTCACAGAGCAAAACGGCATGCTGACACCTACGCAGAAAACAAAGAAGAGGGTGATTCTTGACACGTATGCAGCTGAAATCGAAAAAATGTATGCTCGGAAATAA
- a CDS encoding TfoX/Sxy family protein — translation MPVSNEFLIFVLDQLAEWGGVTARKMFGGAGLYRDGRMFGLIAGDVVYLKVDDSNREAFVRAGSSAFKPFADKPVSLSYYEVPPDVLEVPEELIDWAARSLAVQSRKKKK, via the coding sequence GTGCCGGTCTCAAATGAGTTTCTCATCTTTGTGCTGGACCAGCTGGCCGAGTGGGGCGGCGTTACCGCCCGCAAGATGTTCGGCGGAGCCGGGCTGTACCGGGACGGCCGGATGTTCGGACTGATTGCCGGTGACGTGGTCTACCTCAAGGTTGATGACTCCAATCGCGAGGCGTTTGTCCGGGCCGGGTCATCGGCCTTCAAACCGTTTGCCGATAAACCCGTCAGCCTGTCCTATTATGAGGTACCACCCGATGTTCTGGAGGTTCCGGAAGAACTGATTGACTGGGCCGCCCGGTCGCTGGCTGTTCAGAGCAGAAAAAAGAAGAAGTGA